The Elusimicrobiota bacterium genome includes a window with the following:
- a CDS encoding FAD-dependent oxidoreductase gives MKHFKHKTGVCVIGGGMAGICAAIAAAREGVKVVLMQDRPVLGGNASGEVRVHVSGADRNNRIPNVRETGIIEEIRLENLYRNPERCFSIWDTVLYEKVKLEPNITLLLNCSCNSADVKKNSIKSVTGWQLTTETYHKVTAKVFIDCSGDSLLAVLTGAKFRIGREARKEFNESLAQEKSDRHTMGISLTFIARDTGKPQKFIPPSWAYKYPDEESLPFRSHKHLTMGYWWIEYGGMIDNIHDTELIRDELLKILYGVWDHLKNCGDHGAENLTLDWVQFLPGRRESRRYIGDHVLNQNDVDTLRVFPDEIAYGGWTMDIHPSEGFYFKGKPTVFNKTPSPYGIPYRSLYSKNINNLMFAGRNISATHVAMSSTRVMATGSLLGQATGTAAGIAVNSGTTPRGVYKNYMPKLQQKLLNSDCYLPNYKEQFSKLTLTSIISASEGNPEPLRDGINRPVGETQHCWAAHTGSWVQYEFTKPVMVRKTKIVFDSALIKKIALSHHAGATDHETQMVSEMTKGFRVEVLSNGTWVNVYETQDNHQRLNVVKIHKKCSAVKLTILSTWGTETPKVFTFAVE, from the coding sequence ATGAAACATTTTAAGCACAAAACAGGCGTTTGTGTAATTGGCGGCGGGATGGCAGGCATATGTGCAGCCATTGCTGCGGCAAGGGAAGGCGTAAAAGTTGTCCTCATGCAGGACCGCCCGGTCCTCGGAGGTAATGCCTCCGGAGAAGTACGCGTACACGTTTCCGGTGCGGATAGGAATAACAGAATCCCGAATGTCCGTGAAACCGGTATTATTGAAGAAATCCGGCTGGAAAACCTTTACCGCAACCCGGAACGATGTTTTTCTATATGGGACACAGTGTTATACGAAAAAGTTAAGCTTGAACCTAACATAACACTCCTGCTTAACTGTTCCTGTAACTCCGCTGATGTAAAAAAAAATAGTATTAAATCCGTTACTGGGTGGCAGCTGACCACTGAAACGTATCATAAGGTAACCGCAAAAGTTTTTATTGACTGCAGCGGTGATAGTTTACTCGCAGTGCTTACCGGTGCGAAATTCCGTATCGGCCGTGAAGCACGGAAAGAGTTTAACGAATCATTGGCACAAGAAAAATCCGACCGACACACAATGGGAATTTCACTTACGTTTATCGCGAGGGATACAGGTAAACCACAAAAGTTTATACCACCCTCCTGGGCGTATAAGTACCCCGATGAAGAATCGTTACCATTCAGGTCGCATAAACACCTTACCATGGGCTACTGGTGGATTGAGTACGGCGGGATGATTGATAATATCCATGATACGGAACTCATACGCGATGAACTACTTAAAATTCTTTATGGCGTATGGGACCACCTAAAAAATTGTGGCGACCATGGCGCGGAGAACCTAACCCTTGACTGGGTACAGTTTTTACCCGGAAGGCGTGAAAGCCGGAGGTATATCGGTGACCACGTACTAAACCAAAATGATGTAGACACACTGCGCGTATTCCCTGACGAAATCGCATACGGCGGCTGGACAATGGACATCCATCCGTCAGAAGGGTTTTACTTCAAAGGTAAACCCACAGTGTTCAACAAAACACCAAGTCCATACGGTATCCCATACCGCAGCCTGTACTCAAAAAATATTAATAACCTTATGTTCGCGGGACGGAATATCAGCGCAACTCATGTTGCAATGAGCTCGACCCGCGTAATGGCAACCGGCAGTTTACTTGGGCAGGCAACGGGTACCGCTGCGGGAATAGCAGTAAATAGTGGTACCACTCCCCGCGGTGTATATAAAAACTATATGCCTAAACTCCAGCAAAAACTGTTGAATTCAGACTGTTACCTCCCTAACTATAAAGAACAGTTCAGTAAACTTACGTTAACCTCAATAATATCAGCGTCCGAAGGCAATCCTGAACCGTTGAGAGACGGTATCAACCGCCCCGTTGGGGAAACCCAGCATTGCTGGGCTGCTCATACAGGTTCATGGGTACAATACGAATTCACAAAACCTGTGATGGTGAGAAAAACAAAGATTGTTTTTGACAGCGCGTTGATTAAGAAGATAGCGCTTAGCCATCATGCCGGAGCAACTGACCATGAAACACAGATGGTTTCCGAGATGACAAAAGGGTTCCGCGTAGAAGTTTTGTCTAACGGCACCTGGGTGAATGTGTATGAAACACAGGATAACCACCAGAGGTTAAATGTTGTTAAAATACACAAAAAATGTTCAGCTGTTAAACTAACAATATTATCAACCTGGGGAACTGAAACCCCGAAGGTATTCACTTTTGCGGTGGAGTAA